The segment CTGCTATCTTGAAGCTATCAACAGGAGACCGGATTTCGTCGAAGCGCACTGCAATCTTGGCGCGGTATTGAAGCTGCAGGGCAGGCTTGAAGAGGCGATAAACAGTTTTCGCAAAGCCATAGCGATACATCCCGAGCTTGCCGACTCACATAACAAACTGGGCGTCGCACTGCAGAAAATGGGCAGGCTTGACGAGGCAGAGGCCAGCTACCGACAGGCGATTACCCTGCAGCCTGGCCTGGCGGCAGCCCATAGCAATCTGGCCAACGCGCTGGAGCAGCTCGGCAGACTGGAAGAGGCCATCGCCAGTTATCGCAGGGCTCTGGAAATTCAGCCGGATTATGCGGAAGCGGCCGGCTCGCTGGGTTCCGTTTTACTGCGCTTGGGAAAATTGGCGGAGGGGCTGGCCATGGAGCAGGAAGGCTTTGGGGTTATCCGTTTCGATCTTGAGCAGGGCGTCTCCCTCCACTAGAGTAAACAGGCATGCAGCGCATAGAACTGACACCGAATCACCCGATACCCCACTTCATAGGCAGCTGGTTAATGGAGCCGGTATCCCTCTGCGATGAGCTGATCACTTTTTTTGAAAATCACGAGGAGCTTAAGACCCGCGGCCAGACCGCTGGCGGCCTCAACCTGGAATCGAAAAACTCCATCGACATGTCTATTCGTCCACGGGAACTGGAACGGGACGACCACAAACCGCTGCGCGACTACCTCGATGCCCTGTTCGCCTGTCATCGGGATTATCTGGAGCAATGGCCATTTCTTAAATCGGTCATGCCGCGGGTTGAGATCAGTTCATTCAACATTCAACGTTATGATCCCGGCGGTCATTTCCAGAAAGTACACTCGGAACGCACCACGGTAGGCACATCCCATCGGGTGCTGGCCTGGATGACCTACCTGAATGACGTGGAAGACGGCGGTGCCACTCACTTCGTTCACCAGGACATGGAGATTCAGCCGCAGAAAGGCAGGACGCTGATCTGGCCAGCCGAATGGACCCATGCCCATGCCGGAAAGATACTGAACGCCGGCCGGAAATACATCATTACCGGCTGGATGCATTTCCCACCGTAGGCTCGTCGTGCTGGCCGCGAAAGTCCTGCAATAGTCCACTTCAGATAGGATAGATGGAAAAACCGCCGGGAAGGCTGGCGAAGAGTCAGGCAGAGAGGCAGGTGAAAAGCCAGGAGTCAGGTGCAAAGCCAGGTGGAAGATCGGGTGCCAAGTAAGGTGGAAAATCAGGTGCAATGACTATGAAAAAATCGGGCTGGATGAACTGTCTCCAAGTAAGAATCCGGGCTCTGCGATTCCTGCTCTGCGCGATGGCCGTGTTAACTCTGAGCTATTGCAAGCCAGAAGTTGCCGGGACACAGCAGGCTGCTGAGGCAGTCATTGACCCGATGGCCAGCGATTTTTTCTTTATGCGTAATCCGGAGATTCTCGAAGACCTGCTGGAGCAACTGACCATCCACGGGGTGGAATATTGGGTGAACGAAGACGATAGCATTGGCTTCTATGTAAAAGACACCCGGGAAGTTGACCGCATAGCCAATGAGGCTATCAATGTCTGGATCACCAGCCAGTGAGGGCCTGGCTGTAAGAGTCTGCCTGATAGTGTCTATAGAATTGATTGGCGGAATGGCCGTCGGGTGTCCGGTGTCCGGTGACAGCCAGGTCGGCTACCGGAAATCACCCATCAGCACCA is part of the Gammaproteobacteria bacterium genome and harbors:
- a CDS encoding 2OG-Fe(II) oxygenase — encoded protein: MQRIELTPNHPIPHFIGSWLMEPVSLCDELITFFENHEELKTRGQTAGGLNLESKNSIDMSIRPRELERDDHKPLRDYLDALFACHRDYLEQWPFLKSVMPRVEISSFNIQRYDPGGHFQKVHSERTTVGTSHRVLAWMTYLNDVEDGGATHFVHQDMEIQPQKGRTLIWPAEWTHAHAGKILNAGRKYIITGWMHFPP